In Sphingomonas sp. LR60, the following are encoded in one genomic region:
- a CDS encoding alpha-glucuronidase family glycosyl hydrolase — translation MKARSGWLGALALLMASAAHADDGYRLWLRAPAAAPATATVAVRGDTATLRLAAAELSRALPAGMNVTVATAADNATAALRLPFAPLGDEGYLVRPVTLDGKPTLLVAGNSDRGALYGAFALLRHLATGGSAANATLTSTPKVKLRVLNHWDNLDGTVERGYAGVSLWDWWALPDFEDPRYTDYARANASIGINGTVLNNVNAKADSLTPRYIAKAAALADVFRPWGIKVYLSARFSAPIELGGLKTADPRDPQVAAWWKAKADEIYRAIPDFGGFLVKANSEGQPGPRDYGASHADGANMLAAAVKPHGGIVMWRAFVYAETDPEDRAKQAYTEFKPLDGTFADNVLVQVKNGAIDFQPREPFHPLFGAMPRTPLMIEFQITKEYLGFATHLAYLGPLFEEVLAAKTGRGAETVASVVDGSSERHRLTGMAGVANIGRDRDWSGSTFNQANWYAFGRMAWDPTLTAAPIAREWAQQTFGTDPRVVGTAVKMMMGSREAVVDYTGALGLAHLMATGHHYGPGPWVADLARPEWNPVYYHKADRNGIGFDRTKTGSDAAAQYAPSVARRFANPKTTPARDLLWFHHVAWDRKMPSGKTLWEELVAYYDRGVGYVGEMRRQWDGVRSQVDDERWQKTATYLAVQEREARWWRDASLAYWMSVNGRALPPGVAAPEHDLAWYKAQAFPYVPGHHD, via the coding sequence ATGAAAGCACGTTCGGGATGGCTGGGTGCGCTCGCCCTGCTGATGGCAAGCGCCGCGCATGCCGACGACGGATACCGTCTGTGGCTGCGCGCGCCTGCCGCCGCACCGGCCACTGCGACGGTCGCGGTCCGTGGTGATACCGCCACGCTGCGCCTCGCCGCCGCCGAACTGTCGCGTGCCTTGCCGGCGGGCATGAACGTCACCGTCGCCACTGCTGCCGACAATGCGACGGCGGCGCTGCGGCTGCCGTTCGCGCCGCTCGGCGACGAGGGCTATCTGGTCCGCCCCGTCACGCTCGACGGCAAGCCGACGCTGCTGGTCGCGGGCAACAGCGACCGCGGCGCGCTGTACGGCGCGTTCGCGCTGCTGCGGCATCTCGCCACCGGCGGAAGCGCGGCCAATGCGACGCTCACCAGCACCCCCAAGGTGAAGCTGCGCGTCCTCAACCATTGGGACAATCTCGACGGCACCGTCGAGCGCGGGTACGCCGGCGTGTCGCTATGGGATTGGTGGGCGCTCCCCGACTTCGAGGACCCGCGCTACACCGACTATGCGCGCGCCAATGCGTCGATCGGCATCAACGGCACGGTGCTCAACAACGTCAATGCCAAGGCCGACAGCCTGACCCCGCGCTACATCGCCAAGGCGGCGGCCTTGGCCGACGTATTCCGCCCGTGGGGGATCAAGGTCTATCTCTCCGCGCGCTTCTCCGCGCCGATCGAGCTGGGCGGGCTCAAGACCGCCGATCCGCGCGATCCGCAGGTGGCGGCGTGGTGGAAGGCGAAGGCCGACGAAATCTACCGCGCGATCCCCGATTTCGGCGGGTTCCTCGTCAAGGCGAACAGCGAAGGCCAGCCCGGCCCGCGCGATTATGGCGCGAGCCATGCGGATGGCGCGAACATGCTCGCCGCCGCGGTCAAGCCGCATGGCGGAATCGTGATGTGGCGCGCGTTCGTCTATGCCGAAACTGACCCCGAGGACCGCGCCAAACAGGCGTATACCGAGTTCAAGCCGCTCGACGGCACCTTCGCCGACAATGTGCTGGTGCAGGTCAAGAACGGCGCGATCGACTTCCAGCCGCGCGAGCCCTTTCATCCGTTGTTCGGCGCGATGCCCAGGACGCCGTTGATGATCGAGTTCCAGATCACCAAGGAATATCTCGGCTTCGCAACCCACCTCGCCTATCTCGGCCCGCTGTTCGAGGAAGTGCTCGCGGCGAAGACGGGGCGCGGCGCCGAAACGGTCGCCTCGGTCGTCGACGGCAGCAGCGAGCGGCACCGGCTGACCGGCATGGCGGGCGTCGCCAATATCGGCCGCGATCGCGACTGGTCGGGCTCGACCTTCAACCAGGCCAATTGGTACGCGTTCGGCCGGATGGCGTGGGACCCGACGCTGACCGCGGCGCCGATCGCGCGCGAATGGGCGCAGCAGACCTTCGGCACCGATCCTCGCGTCGTCGGTACCGCCGTGAAGATGATGATGGGCTCGCGCGAGGCGGTGGTCGACTACACCGGCGCGCTCGGGCTCGCGCATCTGATGGCCACCGGCCACCATTACGGCCCGGGGCCGTGGGTCGCCGATCTGGCGCGCCCCGAGTGGAACCCGGTCTATTACCACAAGGCGGATCGCAACGGCATCGGCTTCGACCGGACGAAGACCGGCAGCGACGCCGCCGCGCAATATGCGCCCTCGGTCGCCAGGCGGTTCGCCAACCCGAAGACCACGCCGGCGCGCGACCTTTTGTGGTTCCACCATGTCGCGTGGGACCGGAAGATGCCGTCGGGCAAGACCCTGTGGGAGGAACTCGTCGCGTATTACGATCGCGGCGTGGGCTATGTCGGCGAGATGCGGCGGCAATGGGACGGCGTGCGGTCACAGGTCGATGACGAGCGCTGGCAGAAGACCGCCACCTATCTGGCGGTGCAGGAACGCGAGGCACGCTGGTGGCGCGACGCCAGCCTCGCTTACTGGATGTCGGTCAACGGCCGCGCGCTCCCGCCCGGGGTCGCCGCACCCGAGCACGATCTGGCGTGGTACAAGGCGCAGGCGTTCCCGTACGTCCCTGGCCACCACGATTGA
- a CDS encoding glutathione S-transferase family protein, whose translation MWQLYQFPLCPFTRKVRTLLNEKDVGYQLMRENPWERRDAFIDMNPAGQTPVMTDNDRGVVLLDSMAICEYFEETVERVAMINGTAANRAEIRRLVTWFDTHFYRDVTQPLLDERMIKRVAHRMAPDASRLREAMKSAVGHLDYIDFLLDHRKWIAGSTISLADLAAAAQISVADYLGGIDWAGHALTKAWYSAFKSRRSFRPLLAERISGIEPPSYYENPDF comes from the coding sequence ATGTGGCAGCTCTACCAGTTCCCGCTGTGTCCGTTCACGCGCAAGGTCCGCACCCTCCTCAACGAGAAGGACGTGGGCTATCAACTCATGCGCGAGAACCCGTGGGAGCGGCGCGACGCCTTCATCGACATGAATCCCGCCGGGCAGACCCCGGTAATGACCGACAACGATCGCGGCGTCGTGCTGCTCGATTCGATGGCGATCTGCGAATATTTCGAGGAGACGGTCGAGCGGGTTGCGATGATCAACGGCACCGCCGCCAATCGCGCCGAGATTCGGCGGCTGGTGACGTGGTTCGACACGCACTTCTACCGCGACGTCACCCAGCCGCTGCTCGACGAACGCATGATCAAGCGGGTCGCGCATCGCATGGCCCCCGACGCGTCACGCTTGCGTGAGGCGATGAAGTCGGCGGTCGGGCATCTCGACTATATCGACTTCCTGCTCGACCATCGGAAATGGATCGCGGGTTCGACGATCAGCCTCGCCGATCTTGCCGCAGCGGCGCAGATTTCGGTCGCCGATTATCTCGGCGGGATCGACTGGGCCGGCCATGCGCTGACCAAGGCATGGTATTCGGCGTTCAAGAGCCGCCGCAGCTTCCGCCCGCTGCTCGCCGAACGGATCAGCGGGATCGAACCGCCGAGCTATTACGAGAACCCGGACTTCTAA
- a CDS encoding tRNA-binding protein yields MHASHDPAAPPAPPIGFDDFLAVDVRVGTIVAAEPFPEARKPAFKLTIDFGPAIGTKRSSAQITEHYGCDELVGRQVAAVVNFPPRQIGKFMSQVLTLGFPDADGKVVLVQPSVAVPNGGRLF; encoded by the coding sequence ATGCACGCCTCCCACGACCCCGCCGCCCCGCCCGCGCCTCCGATCGGGTTCGACGACTTTCTGGCGGTCGACGTGCGGGTCGGGACGATCGTCGCGGCCGAGCCCTTCCCCGAGGCGCGCAAGCCGGCGTTCAAGCTGACGATCGACTTCGGTCCGGCGATCGGCACGAAGCGCTCATCGGCGCAGATCACCGAGCATTACGGTTGCGACGAGCTGGTCGGGCGACAGGTGGCGGCCGTCGTCAACTTCCCGCCGCGCCAGATCGGCAAGTTCATGTCGCAGGTTCTAACCCTCGGCTTCCCCGACGCGGACGGAAAGGTCGTTCTGGTGCAGCCGAGCGTGGCGGTTCCCAACGGCGGGCGGCTGTTCTGA
- a CDS encoding secondary thiamine-phosphate synthase enzyme YjbQ, whose translation MRQAHGRLTIATRGAGLVEVTDEVTAWLDAQDIADGLLTVFCRHTSASLLINENAAPAVRRDLERYFQRLAPESRDYEHDDEGPDDMPAHLKTALTNVSIGIPVLDGRMVLGTWQGLYLFEHRAAPHRRTLALHVIGE comes from the coding sequence ATGCGGCAGGCACACGGACGACTGACGATCGCGACACGCGGGGCGGGACTTGTCGAGGTGACCGACGAGGTCACGGCATGGCTGGACGCGCAGGATATCGCCGACGGTCTGCTGACCGTCTTCTGTCGCCACACCTCCGCCTCGCTGCTCATCAACGAGAATGCCGCCCCCGCCGTACGCCGTGATCTGGAGCGGTATTTCCAGCGGCTCGCGCCCGAATCGCGCGACTACGAACATGACGACGAAGGGCCGGACGACATGCCGGCGCACCTCAAGACCGCGCTGACCAACGTCTCCATCGGGATCCCCGTCCTCGACGGCCGAATGGTGCTGGGCACATGGCAGGGCCTCTACCTGTTCGAACACCGCGCCGCACCACACCGCCGCACGCTCGCGCTCCACGTGATCGGCGAATAA
- a CDS encoding class I SAM-dependent methyltransferase codes for MDRRVYDRMAEHDSTHWWYRARRDILADYLTRTGKLPTAARILEIGCGTGHNLPMLAEFGDVDAIEIDPAARAIASERLGKPVGDAPLPALPGVPRGHYDLIAVLDVVEHIEDDVAALSAMRECLAPGGKIVIAVPAHQWMWSAHDVVNHHHRRYSKKTLLGALRKAGLRERGLTYFNSLLFPLAAVARIAGRLTGRDDSDDSPPVAPLNALFERIFRAERHLVGRLPMPTGLSILTLAEPK; via the coding sequence ATGGATCGCCGTGTCTATGATCGCATGGCTGAGCATGATTCCACGCATTGGTGGTATCGTGCGCGCCGCGACATTCTGGCCGATTACCTGACCCGCACGGGCAAGCTGCCGACGGCAGCGCGTATTCTCGAGATCGGTTGCGGCACCGGACACAATCTGCCGATGCTGGCGGAATTCGGCGATGTCGACGCGATCGAGATCGATCCGGCGGCGCGCGCGATCGCCAGCGAGCGGCTGGGCAAGCCGGTCGGTGATGCACCGCTTCCGGCGTTGCCCGGCGTGCCGCGCGGACATTATGACCTGATCGCGGTGCTGGATGTCGTCGAGCATATCGAGGATGATGTCGCGGCATTGTCGGCGATGCGCGAGTGTCTGGCGCCGGGCGGAAAAATCGTGATCGCGGTGCCGGCGCATCAATGGATGTGGAGCGCGCATGACGTGGTGAACCACCACCACCGGCGTTATTCCAAGAAGACGTTGCTTGGCGCGCTTCGCAAGGCGGGGCTGCGCGAGCGCGGGCTTACCTATTTCAACTCGCTGCTGTTTCCGCTGGCAGCGGTGGCGCGGATTGCCGGGCGATTGACCGGGCGCGACGACAGTGACGACTCGCCTCCCGTCGCACCGCTCAACGCCTTGTTCGAGCGGATCTTCCGCGCCGAGCGCCATCTGGTCGGGCGGCTGCCGATGCCGACGGGGTTGTCGATCCTGACGCTGGCGGAGCCGAAGTAG
- a CDS encoding GtrA family protein, translating into MTTLQTHARIEQLRALFWQLVRFGLTGGAATAIYAAVYWPIATYAQARWPLDHRSFWPLIANVLGYLVSMVAGYVIHSRWSFRDVGERDNVSRTGGRFLVVTLVSFSLNTFFVWFLTGPMHGATWWPLVTNVFVTPMVTFLLYRFWVFA; encoded by the coding sequence GTGACGACGTTGCAGACACACGCCAGGATCGAGCAATTGCGCGCGCTGTTCTGGCAATTGGTGCGTTTCGGGCTGACGGGTGGCGCGGCGACCGCCATCTATGCCGCGGTCTATTGGCCGATCGCGACCTATGCACAGGCGCGATGGCCGCTCGACCATCGCAGCTTCTGGCCGTTGATCGCCAATGTGCTCGGCTATCTGGTGTCGATGGTGGCGGGCTATGTCATCCACAGCCGCTGGAGCTTCCGCGACGTGGGCGAGCGTGACAACGTCTCGCGCACGGGCGGACGCTTTCTGGTGGTGACGTTGGTCAGCTTTTCGCTGAACACCTTCTTCGTGTGGTTCCTGACCGGACCGATGCACGGGGCGACGTGGTGGCCGCTGGTCACCAACGTGTTCGTCACGCCGATGGTGACGTTCCTCCTGTACCGGTTCTGGGTCTTTGCGTGA
- a CDS encoding AcrB/AcrD/AcrF family protein — MTNHLLPPATQDRVVRTLDRHWLRLTLLAWAGIAIWYVWQRWAAIHWLSLGDTDDNMRLMQVRALLNGQGWFDLRNYRLNPPGGFDIHWSRLVDLPIAGLIVLLRPFVGVAEAERLACGIAPLLPMAVVLVALGATLRRLVHPLAWPLGIALFLATNVALGMFMPDRIDHHGWQLAMLAVTVAGLCDPQRARGGALVGTATAISLTIGLEMLPYAAMAGGIIGLAWVWERAERERLAFYAVSLAGGVAAGFAAFTSYANRVYRCDALTPVYASTVVLAGGLLLALAVISPPKPLIRLLLAVAAGAVIAAFFSLAYPQCLGRPEQVSNELYTSWLSQVREAKPIYRHPLRVALPIVTLPLIGLIGALFATWRARRQPTLRGWACVALFGAFAALMLLWQARAGPAAQLLAIPGAAALAWMAVPWLAAPRYWWAKAAAAAALFVIVSGSFTQIIIDRFKVDRPNAYVRRVNKATGRCLTIPAMQPLNRYPAQTVFTFVDLGPRLITLTHHDAIAGPYHRNGDAILDVHHAFMGTPEVARAIMKRHGATMLLVCPDMAESTNYRAKARGGFYDRLAKGEHFDWLVPLPIRKGSPFRAFRVE; from the coding sequence TTGACCAACCATTTGTTGCCGCCCGCTACGCAAGACCGGGTCGTGCGGACGCTCGACCGCCACTGGCTCCGGCTGACGTTGCTGGCATGGGCGGGGATCGCGATCTGGTACGTCTGGCAACGCTGGGCGGCGATCCACTGGCTGTCGCTGGGCGACACCGACGACAATATGCGGTTGATGCAGGTCCGCGCGCTGCTGAACGGTCAGGGCTGGTTCGACCTGCGCAACTACCGGCTCAATCCGCCGGGCGGGTTCGACATCCATTGGTCGCGGCTGGTCGATCTGCCGATCGCGGGACTGATCGTGTTGCTGCGCCCGTTCGTCGGGGTGGCGGAGGCCGAGCGGCTGGCATGCGGCATCGCGCCGCTGCTGCCGATGGCGGTGGTGCTGGTGGCGCTCGGCGCGACGCTGCGGCGGCTGGTGCATCCGCTGGCGTGGCCGCTGGGGATTGCGCTGTTCCTTGCCACCAATGTCGCGCTCGGAATGTTCATGCCCGACCGGATCGACCATCATGGTTGGCAGCTGGCGATGCTGGCGGTGACGGTCGCCGGGCTGTGCGATCCGCAGCGCGCGCGCGGCGGTGCACTGGTTGGCACCGCGACCGCGATTTCGCTCACGATCGGCCTCGAAATGCTGCCCTACGCCGCGATGGCGGGGGGTATTATCGGGCTCGCCTGGGTATGGGAGCGGGCAGAACGTGAACGGCTGGCGTTCTACGCGGTGTCGCTCGCCGGCGGCGTGGCGGCGGGTTTTGCGGCCTTCACCTCCTACGCCAATCGCGTCTATCGCTGCGATGCGCTGACCCCGGTATACGCCTCGACCGTGGTGCTGGCCGGCGGGCTGCTGCTGGCGCTCGCCGTCATTTCCCCGCCCAAGCCACTGATACGATTGCTGCTGGCCGTCGCGGCCGGTGCAGTGATCGCGGCGTTCTTCTCGCTCGCCTACCCGCAATGTCTGGGCCGGCCCGAGCAGGTGTCGAACGAACTCTATACCAGTTGGCTGTCGCAGGTCCGCGAGGCCAAGCCGATCTACCGCCACCCGCTGCGCGTCGCCCTCCCCATCGTCACCCTGCCGCTCATCGGATTAATCGGTGCATTGTTCGCGACTTGGCGAGCGCGGCGGCAGCCGACCTTGCGCGGCTGGGCGTGTGTGGCGCTGTTCGGCGCGTTCGCGGCGCTGATGCTGCTTTGGCAGGCGCGCGCCGGACCCGCCGCGCAACTCCTTGCAATCCCTGGCGCTGCAGCGCTGGCGTGGATGGCGGTGCCGTGGCTGGCGGCGCCGCGTTACTGGTGGGCGAAGGCGGCAGCCGCGGCGGCCCTGTTCGTGATCGTCTCGGGCAGCTTCACGCAGATCATCATCGACCGCTTCAAGGTCGACCGCCCCAACGCCTATGTCCGCCGCGTCAACAAGGCGACCGGGCGCTGCCTGACGATCCCGGCGATGCAGCCGCTCAACCGCTATCCGGCGCAAACCGTCTTCACCTTCGTCGACCTCGGCCCGCGGCTCATCACATTGACGCATCACGATGCAATCGCAGGGCCTTACCACCGCAACGGCGACGCGATCCTCGACGTCCACCACGCCTTCATGGGGACCCCCGAGGTGGCGCGCGCGATCATGAAACGGCACGGCGCGACCATGCTGCTGGTGTGCCCGGACATGGCCGAATCGACCAATTATCGCGCCAAGGCACGCGGCGGCTTCTACGACCGTTTGGCCAAGGGCGAGCATTTCGACTGGCTGGTGCCGCTGCCGATCCGAAAGGGATCGCCGTTCCGCGCGTTCCGGGTGGAATAA
- a CDS encoding MarC family protein encodes MLELFVSSFITLFVIIDPPGCAPIFAGLTAGATAAHRRAMAGRAVVVAAGILLVFALAGEPLLHALGIELASFRIAGGVMLFLIALEMVFEKRTQRREDRAAKITEEEADDVSIFPMAMPMIAGPGSIASVMLLTARSQGVEQTAVVMAALAANLVLMLLSLLAAGPLMRVMGAKIEAVITRLLGVLLAALAVQFVIDGVMEQLR; translated from the coding sequence ATGCTTGAGCTGTTCGTCTCGTCGTTCATCACGCTGTTCGTCATCATCGATCCGCCCGGCTGCGCACCGATCTTCGCCGGGCTGACGGCGGGAGCGACTGCGGCGCATCGCCGCGCGATGGCGGGGCGCGCGGTGGTGGTGGCGGCCGGCATCCTGTTGGTCTTCGCGCTGGCCGGCGAACCGCTGCTCCACGCGCTCGGCATTGAACTGGCCTCGTTCCGCATCGCGGGGGGCGTGATGCTGTTCCTGATCGCGCTGGAAATGGTGTTCGAAAAGCGCACCCAGCGCCGCGAGGACCGCGCCGCCAAGATCACCGAGGAAGAAGCCGACGACGTCTCGATCTTCCCGATGGCGATGCCGATGATCGCCGGGCCGGGATCGATCGCGTCGGTCATGCTGCTCACCGCGCGCAGCCAGGGGGTCGAACAGACCGCGGTGGTGATGGCGGCGCTGGCGGCGAACCTCGTGCTGATGCTGTTGTCGCTGCTCGCGGCCGGGCCGCTGATGCGGGTGATGGGCGCGAAGATTGAGGCGGTGATCACGCGCCTGCTGGGCGTGTTGCTCGCCGCGCTGGCGGTGCAGTTCGTGATCGACGGCGTGATGGAGCAGTTGCGGTAA
- the folD gene encoding bifunctional methylenetetrahydrofolate dehydrogenase/methenyltetrahydrofolate cyclohydrolase FolD — MTARLIDGKAFAATLRGRVATAAAAFTEQAGRKPGLAVVLVGEDPASSVYVRSKGKATIAAGMESFEHRLSADVSEAELIALVDRLNADETVDGILVQLPLPRHIDERAVITRIDPEKDVDGFHPVNAGRLATGLDGLVPCTPLGCLMLLQDIHPHLAGLEAVVIGRSNIVGKPMAALLLQQSCTVTTVHSRSRDVMGHVRAADIVVAAVGIPGFVQPEWIKPGATVIDVGINRTDEGLVGDVDPRAAEVAGAITPVPGGVGPMTIAVLMRNTLVAATRRAGVAIDPAL, encoded by the coding sequence ATGACTGCGCGCCTCATCGACGGAAAAGCCTTTGCCGCCACGTTGCGCGGCCGTGTCGCCACCGCGGCTGCCGCCTTCACCGAACAGGCGGGGCGAAAGCCTGGCCTGGCGGTGGTGCTGGTCGGCGAAGACCCCGCCTCGTCGGTCTATGTCCGCTCCAAGGGCAAGGCGACCATCGCCGCGGGGATGGAGAGTTTCGAGCACCGGCTGTCCGCCGATGTGAGCGAGGCTGAGCTGATCGCGCTGGTCGATCGCCTCAACGCCGACGAGACGGTCGACGGCATTCTCGTCCAGCTTCCGCTGCCGCGCCACATCGACGAGCGCGCGGTAATCACGCGCATCGATCCCGAGAAGGACGTCGACGGCTTCCACCCGGTCAATGCCGGGCGGCTCGCAACCGGGCTCGACGGGCTGGTGCCCTGCACACCGCTCGGCTGCCTGATGCTGCTCCAGGATATTCACCCGCATCTGGCGGGGCTGGAGGCGGTGGTGATCGGCCGCTCCAACATCGTCGGCAAGCCGATGGCGGCACTACTGCTCCAGCAGAGCTGCACCGTCACCACCGTGCACAGCCGCTCGCGCGACGTGATGGGGCATGTGCGCGCCGCAGACATCGTTGTCGCCGCGGTCGGCATCCCCGGCTTCGTCCAGCCGGAGTGGATCAAGCCCGGCGCGACCGTGATCGACGTCGGCATCAACCGCACCGACGAGGGGCTGGTCGGTGACGTCGACCCACGCGCGGCCGAGGTCGCGGGCGCGATCACGCCCGTGCCGGGCGGCGTCGGGCCGATGACGATCGCAGTGCTGATGCGCAACACGCTCGTCGCCGCCACGCGGCGTGCGGGCGTCGCGATCGATCCGGCATTGTAA
- a CDS encoding DUF167 domain-containing protein translates to MSAWRETSDGIAVAVRVTPRGGRDALSAGTEEHFLARLAAAPVDGAANAALIVMLAKHFGVPKRDVTLVAGQTARVKRLTIAGDPQVLARAAASLYAVAP, encoded by the coding sequence CTGAGCGCCTGGCGCGAAACCTCTGACGGGATCGCCGTCGCGGTTCGCGTCACGCCGCGCGGCGGGCGTGATGCGCTGTCGGCGGGCACCGAGGAGCATTTCCTCGCCCGCTTGGCCGCCGCGCCTGTCGATGGCGCGGCCAATGCGGCGTTGATCGTGATGCTCGCCAAACATTTCGGCGTGCCGAAGCGCGACGTTACGTTGGTTGCGGGACAGACCGCGCGCGTGAAGCGGCTGACGATCGCGGGCGATCCGCAGGTGCTGGCGCGCGCCGCCGCTTCGCTCTATGCGGTCGCGCCATGA
- a CDS encoding YggT family protein produces the protein MLTLTIIEVLQVILQFVRWIIIIQIILSLLISFNIVNTSNNFIRALYEGMERLSEPLYRPIRRMLPDTRGIDFAPMVVLLLIVILNIILSNIALSVATSSVAV, from the coding sequence GTGCTGACGCTCACCATCATCGAGGTTTTGCAGGTCATCCTGCAATTCGTACGCTGGATCATCATCATCCAGATCATCCTGTCGCTGCTGATCTCGTTCAATATCGTCAACACATCGAACAACTTCATCCGGGCGTTGTACGAGGGGATGGAGCGGCTGAGCGAGCCGCTGTACCGGCCGATCCGCCGGATGCTCCCCGACACGCGCGGGATCGACTTCGCGCCGATGGTGGTGTTGCTGCTGATCGTCATCCTGAACATCATCCTCAGCAACATCGCGCTCAGCGTCGCGACGAGCAGCGTGGCGGTCTGA
- the argB gene encoding acetylglutamate kinase: MSDPNLSPALKAETLVEALPYLQRYAGKTFVVKYGGHAMGDPEAQADFAEDVVLLKAVGINPVVVHGGGPQIGRMLKRLGVESRFVDGLRVTDAETAQIAEMVLAGSINKEIVSWIGRAGGRAVGISGKDAGLVQAEKVGRSDPDPLQGIERKVDLGFVGEPVAVDRRIIDSLSRDGIIPVIAPIGLGADGHTYNINADTMAGAIAAALGASRFFLLTDVAGVLDKQGQLVTDLNPASVAELRADGTISGGMIPKLETCVAAVESGVDAAVVLDGRVPHAMLLEIFTKRGAGTLIRR, encoded by the coding sequence ATGAGTGATCCGAACCTGTCGCCCGCCTTGAAGGCCGAAACGCTGGTCGAGGCGCTGCCGTATCTGCAACGCTATGCCGGCAAGACCTTCGTCGTGAAATACGGCGGTCATGCGATGGGCGACCCCGAGGCGCAGGCCGATTTCGCCGAGGACGTGGTGTTGCTCAAGGCGGTCGGGATCAATCCGGTCGTCGTGCACGGCGGTGGACCGCAGATCGGGCGGATGCTCAAGCGGTTGGGCGTCGAATCACGCTTTGTCGATGGCTTGCGCGTCACCGACGCCGAAACCGCGCAGATCGCCGAGATGGTCCTGGCCGGATCGATCAACAAGGAAATCGTCAGCTGGATCGGCCGCGCCGGTGGCCGCGCCGTCGGCATCTCGGGCAAGGACGCCGGGCTGGTGCAGGCCGAGAAGGTCGGCCGCAGCGACCCGGATCCGCTGCAGGGGATCGAGCGCAAAGTCGATCTCGGCTTCGTCGGCGAGCCGGTCGCGGTTGATCGCCGGATCATCGATTCGCTGAGCCGCGACGGGATCATTCCGGTGATCGCGCCGATCGGCCTCGGCGCCGACGGACACACCTATAACATCAACGCCGATACGATGGCGGGTGCGATCGCCGCCGCGCTCGGCGCATCGCGCTTCTTCCTGCTGACCGACGTGGCGGGCGTGCTCGACAAGCAGGGTCAATTGGTTACCGACCTGAACCCCGCGTCGGTCGCCGAACTACGTGCCGACGGCACGATTTCGGGCGGGATGATCCCCAAGCTGGAGACGTGCGTCGCCGCGGTCGAATCCGGCGTGGATGCCGCGGTCGTGCTGGATGGGCGGGTCCCCCACGCGATGCTGCTCGAAATCTTTACCAAGCGCGGTGCAGGCACCTTGATCCGCAGATAG
- a CDS encoding queuosine precursor transporter, which yields MEAPVRRPIPPSLFAFSIFYGGMVCIAGVLGNKQVSLGPISQLGPLVGLPPLAVEAGIFAFLLLVVTSSAIAELHGQKVAGRLVLMGFVPLLVSMVLTLVVLVLPAAPEMDSGHLAAFNQMMGATPWIWAGGIVAYGVSQTLNVTIFSWLKGREGGKLLWFRAATASALSQIVDSVLFISIAFGLSAVGWLMAGQMLAKVVLSIALVPPLIYALVAIGRRLDT from the coding sequence ATGGAAGCCCCTGTTCGACGCCCGATTCCGCCCTCGCTGTTCGCCTTCTCGATCTTCTACGGCGGCATGGTGTGCATCGCCGGGGTGCTCGGCAACAAGCAGGTGTCGCTTGGCCCGATCTCGCAGCTCGGCCCGCTGGTCGGATTGCCGCCGCTCGCGGTGGAAGCGGGAATTTTCGCCTTCCTGCTGCTGGTCGTCACCTCCAGCGCAATCGCTGAACTGCACGGGCAGAAGGTCGCGGGACGGCTGGTGCTGATGGGATTCGTCCCGCTGCTGGTGTCGATGGTGCTGACGTTGGTCGTGCTCGTCCTGCCCGCCGCGCCCGAGATGGACAGCGGGCATCTCGCTGCGTTCAACCAGATGATGGGCGCGACGCCGTGGATCTGGGCGGGCGGGATCGTCGCTTATGGCGTGTCGCAGACGCTCAACGTCACGATCTTCTCGTGGCTGAAGGGGCGGGAAGGCGGCAAATTGCTGTGGTTCCGCGCCGCGACCGCCAGCGCACTCAGCCAGATCGTCGATTCGGTGCTGTTCATTTCGATCGCCTTCGGGCTGTCGGCGGTCGGCTGGTTGATGGCGGGGCAAATGCTCGCGAAGGTCGTGCTGTCGATCGCGCTCGTCCCGCCGCTGATCTATGCGCTGGTGGCGATCGGGCGGCGGCTCGACACCTGA